A region of Pyxidicoccus parkwaysis DNA encodes the following proteins:
- a CDS encoding protein-glutamate O-methyltransferase gives MLTPSNKVLQQLAALLLERAGLKITPDGFHSLRLALSTRMPVVGMEEPEKYLAQLSGPGGEEELRSFLPLVTVGHTEFFRDAKQFRALEKSVLPELVTRARREMRRVSVWSAGCATGEEPYSVAMVLAELGALAMEVDLLATDLNLAAVEAARQGRFTSRRCISISQERIKRFFRPVEEGYEALPALRDYIRFDGQNLAVPVFDKVGLSSLDLILCRNVIIYFDLPTIRGLMDRFLAALRPGGLLFLGYSESLFKVYDRFEMIEVDGAFVYRRPLNDKAIRPPPLRITPYPGEQDASGQKPQQTPESFAADLRKRIQAEAASGALTRGTASTAALPKPAAPTAPAALKGHVHVPGSTVTPATPQPVVGPLPRTGDLGRPRITQELPAVQPSEAPRPRITQELPALTPTRSTVPDVQAAAWPKLLPPAERLAMAVRKMAQGDFPAAIAGVQRLLADEPSDLDALLTLGNLYSLTGRIPEARDTFAQAIQREPLCVEARVFGGVAALQAGKLEEARSELSKALFLEPTLAIGHYLLAQVFERSQESDSARRSYRNAIAQLRYPQRPLAGHYPEMPDSADAISRAARYALAALEEQPLR, from the coding sequence GTGCTGACGCCGAGCAACAAGGTCCTCCAGCAGCTCGCCGCGCTCCTCCTGGAGCGTGCGGGCCTGAAGATTACGCCGGACGGTTTCCACAGCCTCCGTCTGGCGCTCTCCACGCGCATGCCGGTGGTGGGCATGGAGGAGCCGGAGAAGTACCTCGCGCAACTGAGCGGCCCGGGAGGCGAGGAGGAGCTGCGCTCGTTCCTTCCCCTGGTGACGGTGGGGCACACCGAGTTCTTCCGCGACGCGAAGCAGTTCCGCGCGCTGGAGAAGAGCGTGCTGCCGGAGTTGGTGACGCGCGCCCGGCGGGAGATGCGCCGCGTGTCCGTCTGGTCCGCCGGCTGCGCCACGGGTGAGGAGCCCTACAGCGTGGCCATGGTGCTGGCGGAATTGGGCGCGCTCGCCATGGAGGTGGACCTGCTGGCCACCGACCTGAACCTGGCCGCGGTGGAGGCCGCGCGTCAGGGGCGCTTCACCTCGCGCCGCTGCATCAGCATCAGCCAGGAGCGAATCAAGCGCTTCTTCCGTCCCGTGGAGGAAGGCTACGAGGCGCTGCCCGCGCTGCGAGACTACATCCGCTTCGACGGACAGAACCTCGCGGTGCCCGTCTTCGACAAGGTGGGGCTGTCCTCGCTGGACCTCATCCTCTGCCGCAACGTCATCATCTACTTCGACCTGCCCACCATCCGCGGGCTGATGGACCGCTTCCTCGCGGCGCTGCGGCCGGGCGGGCTGCTCTTCCTGGGGTACTCGGAGAGCCTCTTCAAGGTCTATGACCGCTTCGAGATGATCGAAGTGGACGGCGCCTTCGTGTACCGGCGCCCGCTCAACGACAAGGCCATCCGCCCGCCGCCGCTGCGCATCACCCCGTATCCCGGCGAGCAGGACGCGTCCGGGCAGAAGCCGCAGCAGACGCCCGAGTCCTTCGCGGCGGACCTGCGCAAGCGCATCCAGGCCGAGGCCGCTTCCGGCGCGCTGACGCGGGGCACGGCGTCCACGGCGGCGCTGCCCAAGCCGGCGGCGCCCACCGCGCCCGCCGCGCTGAAGGGGCACGTGCACGTGCCGGGCTCGACGGTGACGCCGGCCACGCCGCAGCCCGTGGTGGGGCCGCTGCCGCGCACCGGAGACCTGGGCCGCCCGCGCATCACCCAGGAGCTTCCGGCGGTGCAGCCCTCGGAGGCGCCGCGCCCGCGCATCACCCAGGAATTGCCGGCGCTGACGCCCACGCGCAGCACCGTGCCGGACGTGCAGGCGGCGGCGTGGCCCAAGCTCTTGCCTCCCGCGGAGCGGCTGGCCATGGCCGTGCGGAAGATGGCGCAGGGCGACTTCCCGGCCGCCATCGCCGGAGTGCAGCGGCTGCTCGCGGACGAGCCGAGTGACTTGGACGCGCTGCTGACGCTGGGCAACCTCTACTCGCTCACGGGCCGCATCCCCGAGGCGCGCGACACCTTCGCGCAGGCGATTCAGCGCGAGCCGCTGTGCGTGGAGGCGCGCGTGTTCGGCGGCGTCGCGGCGCTGCAGGCGGGGAAGCTGGAGGAGGCGCGCTCGGAGCTCAGCAAGGCGCTGTTCCTCGAGCCCACGCTGGCCATCGGCCACTACCTGCTGGCGCAGGTGTTCGAGCGCTCACAGGAGTCGGACTCGGCACGGCGCAGCTATCGCAACGCCATTGCCCAGCTGCGCTACCCGCAGCGGCCGCTGGCCGGGCACTACCCGGAGATGCCGGACTCGGCGGACGCCATCTCCCGCGCGGCGCGCTATGCGCTCGCCGCGCTGGAGGAGCAGCCCCTGCGCTGA
- a CDS encoding polyhydroxyalkanoic acid system family protein, with amino-acid sequence MGMMKFDIPHSLPKEEVKQRVEQLLKYWSGKYGVKTDWAGDGAKIAGKVMGIQMDASFVITDNQVQGEGTDPGMLLRSKAKSYLQEKFASVLDPKKTLDQVKSNLS; translated from the coding sequence ATGGGCATGATGAAGTTCGATATCCCCCACTCCCTCCCGAAGGAGGAGGTGAAGCAGCGCGTCGAGCAGCTTCTGAAGTACTGGAGCGGCAAGTACGGCGTGAAGACGGACTGGGCGGGTGACGGCGCGAAGATCGCCGGCAAGGTGATGGGCATCCAGATGGATGCGTCCTTCGTCATCACCGACAACCAGGTGCAGGGCGAGGGCACGGACCCGGGCATGCTCCTGCGGAGCAAGGCCAAGTCCTACCTGCAGGAGAAGTTCGCCTCGGTGCTGGACCCGAAGAAGACGCTGGACCAGGTGAAGAGCAACCTGTCCTAG
- a CDS encoding deoxyribodipyrimidine photo-lyase, which translates to MPIGFSWSELGVDSARVVVMNDAPIPSEPRDFVLYWCMVNHRAEENHALDVAIALGNHLGLPVVVYQALRPDYPYASDRLHAWAIDGMVDMAAGCASRGLPYWLELPRRTKEHRPRLAELGRRAAAVVSDLFPTFIIPGHLRGAAKALHVPLFAVDASCVVPMQRIATVQAGAYTLRPKLQKLWPEYLGRTLPARAVKAAAAGRKLEPGFDLADARAAREALASFDIDHAVAPIPEHGGRKAGLKALHAFLQRMDGYDTERSDPGRANQSGLSPFFHWGNVFAGEAARAVIRSRGTDHPAVRTFLEELLVRRELAFNFCFHTPVPRQLSVESLPAWARETLTTHQKDAREHLYTLEQLEAAQTGDGLWNAAQRELLERGRIHNYLRMLWGKKLLEWSPTPEEGLRRIALLNDKYAVDGRDPASVANFMWVLGLHDRPFQERKVLGKVRPMSSPRTAEKYDLAPYMARWGRPGDPPVKLKRSRRAAGR; encoded by the coding sequence ATGCCCATCGGGTTTTCATGGTCCGAGCTTGGCGTGGACTCGGCGCGCGTCGTGGTCATGAATGACGCACCCATTCCCTCGGAGCCGCGGGACTTCGTCCTCTACTGGTGCATGGTGAACCACCGGGCCGAGGAGAACCACGCGCTGGACGTGGCCATCGCGCTGGGCAACCACCTGGGCCTCCCCGTCGTCGTGTATCAGGCGCTCCGCCCGGACTATCCCTACGCGTCGGACCGGCTCCACGCCTGGGCCATCGACGGCATGGTCGACATGGCCGCGGGCTGTGCCTCGCGCGGCCTGCCCTACTGGCTGGAGCTGCCGCGCCGCACGAAGGAGCACCGTCCCCGGCTCGCGGAGTTGGGGCGCCGCGCCGCCGCCGTCGTCTCGGACCTGTTCCCCACGTTCATCATCCCCGGCCACCTGCGCGGCGCGGCGAAGGCGCTGCACGTGCCGCTGTTCGCGGTGGATGCCTCGTGCGTCGTCCCCATGCAGCGCATCGCCACGGTGCAGGCTGGCGCGTACACGCTGCGGCCCAAGCTGCAGAAGCTGTGGCCGGAGTACCTCGGCCGCACCCTGCCCGCCCGCGCCGTCAAGGCAGCCGCCGCGGGGCGCAAGCTGGAGCCGGGCTTCGACCTCGCGGACGCCCGCGCGGCCCGTGAGGCGCTGGCCTCCTTCGACATCGACCACGCGGTGGCTCCCATCCCCGAGCACGGCGGGCGCAAGGCGGGGCTCAAGGCGCTCCATGCCTTCCTCCAGCGCATGGACGGCTACGACACCGAGCGCAGCGACCCGGGCCGCGCGAACCAGTCCGGCCTGTCCCCCTTCTTCCACTGGGGCAACGTCTTCGCGGGAGAGGCGGCGCGCGCCGTCATCCGCTCGCGTGGCACGGACCACCCCGCCGTGCGCACCTTCCTCGAGGAATTGCTGGTGCGGCGCGAGCTCGCCTTCAACTTCTGCTTCCACACCCCCGTGCCCCGGCAGCTCTCCGTGGAGTCCCTGCCCGCCTGGGCGCGCGAGACGCTGACCACGCACCAGAAGGACGCGCGCGAGCACCTCTACACGCTGGAGCAACTGGAGGCCGCGCAGACGGGTGACGGCCTGTGGAACGCGGCCCAGCGCGAGCTGCTGGAGCGAGGCCGCATCCACAACTACCTGCGCATGCTCTGGGGGAAGAAGCTCCTGGAGTGGAGCCCCACCCCCGAGGAGGGCCTGCGCCGCATCGCCCTGCTCAACGACAAGTACGCGGTGGACGGGAGAGACCCGGCCAGCGTGGCCAACTTCATGTGGGTGCTGGGGCTGCATGACAGGCCCTTCCAGGAGCGGAAGGTGCTGGGGAAGGTGCGGCCCATGAGCTCGCCGCGCACGGCGGAGAAGTACGACCTCGCGCCGTACATGGCCCGCTGGGGCCGGCCCGGGGACCCGCCGGTGAAGCTGAAGCGCTCCCGGCGCGCGGCCGGCCGGTGA
- a CDS encoding DUF1015 family protein: MARVHPFTALMASLQPRLEPSDYVPRSNAAPQPSHVRPLLGAANPTAELRRMRDAGALLRDARPALYLVEIHSPAGKLGGPPVRFLLCALNADAGVPLEHDPYRPRAWEAEPAVTLTADDHGVLRGLLAEASERAITVWQGQYDGHPMSLRRIEPSPLSKRIQAVLDEAPMRPLAALDEGGPALAAVVPLSDPGLELQPIHRALKGVETFKEETFLTLVTAYARVYELDEPLDTPRGLAAARERLATLITGHHAVLLVLPGGRGRILRFRQGLDLAHLKGAPRNPTLRSLDLALLNALVLRTVLGIKDPEAPGHPQVFPVQGLESLVRGVEEGTFQAGFALNPPPVWEVRAVMEAQATLPPRTLRVEPLPPAGLLFLDREA; this comes from the coding sequence ATGGCGCGCGTTCATCCCTTCACGGCTCTCATGGCCTCGCTCCAGCCCCGGCTGGAGCCCAGCGACTACGTGCCGCGGAGCAACGCGGCGCCCCAGCCTTCGCACGTGCGCCCCCTCCTGGGCGCGGCGAATCCCACCGCCGAATTGCGGCGGATGCGCGACGCGGGAGCCCTGCTGCGCGATGCGCGCCCGGCGCTCTACCTCGTCGAAATCCACAGCCCCGCCGGCAAGCTGGGCGGCCCGCCGGTGCGCTTCCTGCTCTGCGCGCTGAACGCCGATGCGGGTGTGCCACTGGAGCACGACCCATACCGGCCCCGCGCCTGGGAGGCCGAGCCCGCCGTCACCCTCACCGCGGACGACCATGGCGTGCTGCGCGGGCTGCTGGCGGAGGCCTCGGAGCGGGCGATTACCGTGTGGCAGGGGCAGTACGACGGCCACCCGATGTCGCTGCGGCGCATCGAGCCCTCGCCGCTGTCCAAGCGCATCCAGGCAGTGCTGGACGAGGCGCCCATGCGTCCGCTGGCCGCGCTGGACGAGGGCGGCCCCGCGCTGGCGGCGGTGGTTCCCCTGTCGGACCCCGGCCTGGAGCTCCAGCCCATCCACCGTGCCCTGAAGGGCGTGGAGACTTTCAAAGAGGAGACATTCCTCACGCTCGTAACGGCGTATGCGCGCGTCTATGAATTGGATGAGCCGCTCGACACGCCGCGAGGCCTCGCCGCCGCGCGCGAGCGCCTGGCAACGCTCATCACCGGACATCACGCGGTGCTGCTGGTGTTGCCGGGTGGACGGGGCCGCATCCTCCGCTTCCGTCAGGGATTGGACCTGGCGCATCTGAAGGGCGCGCCGAGGAACCCGACGCTGCGGAGCCTGGACCTGGCGCTGCTCAACGCGCTCGTGCTCCGGACGGTGCTGGGCATCAAGGACCCGGAGGCTCCGGGACATCCGCAGGTGTTCCCGGTGCAGGGACTGGAGTCGCTCGTGCGAGGAGTGGAAGAGGGCACCTTCCAGGCGGGCTTCGCCCTCAACCCTCCGCCGGTATGGGAGGTGCGGGCCGTGATGGAGGCGCAGGCGACATTGCCGCCGAGGACACTCCGGGTGGAGCCGCTTCCACCGGCAGGCCTTTTGTTCCTGGATCGTGAAGCCTAG
- a CDS encoding tRNA1(Val) (adenine(37)-N6)-methyltransferase, which produces MRLELHPGPGETLDAICGGEVQVLQRRLGYRFTLDPLLLAHFAVYEAAALRGRLMDLGTGCGIIPLVLARRLGRKDITALELQPRLFSLAERNVYLNRCEREVTLVQGDLRRVQDQFPGGSFAHVLCNPPYRTRTSGRSSLSIEKAIARHELACELPDVSRAANHLLVSRGSLCMVYPASRFGDLVAVLRAHRLEPRTVRWVHPRGDRPAKLVLLHAVKGGRADLTVLPPLVVHADDEHAFTDEVRAMIV; this is translated from the coding sequence GTGCGGCTCGAGCTCCATCCGGGGCCCGGGGAGACCCTCGATGCGATTTGCGGCGGCGAGGTGCAGGTGCTCCAGCGTCGCCTGGGGTATCGCTTCACGTTGGACCCGCTGCTGCTGGCGCACTTCGCGGTGTACGAAGCCGCGGCGCTGCGGGGCCGGCTGATGGACTTGGGCACGGGCTGCGGAATCATTCCGCTGGTGCTCGCGCGGAGGCTGGGCCGCAAGGACATCACCGCGCTGGAGCTGCAGCCGCGCCTGTTCTCTTTAGCTGAGCGCAATGTGTATCTGAATCGCTGCGAGCGCGAGGTGACGCTGGTGCAGGGAGACCTGCGCCGCGTGCAGGACCAGTTCCCCGGGGGCAGCTTCGCGCACGTGCTCTGCAATCCGCCGTACCGGACGCGCACGTCGGGACGCAGCAGCCTGTCGATTGAGAAGGCCATTGCGCGGCATGAGTTGGCGTGTGAGCTGCCGGATGTGTCGCGCGCGGCGAATCACCTGTTGGTGTCACGAGGCTCGCTGTGCATGGTGTATCCGGCCTCGCGCTTTGGAGACCTGGTAGCGGTGCTGCGAGCACACCGGCTGGAGCCGCGCACCGTGCGCTGGGTGCACCCGCGCGGGGACCGGCCCGCGAAGCTGGTGCTGCTCCACGCGGTGAAGGGGGGCAGGGCGGACCTGACGGTGCTCCCGCCCCTCGTGGTGCATGCGGATGACGAGCACGCCTTCACGGACGAAGTGCGGGCGATGATTGTCTGA
- a CDS encoding N,N-dimethylformamidase beta subunit family domain-containing protein, with product MKLTRRFVLKATAVTTTLASGLIPRASKADANPDDYLEMYSWPLSAFPNETIEFFIGNEGYAYQHAAGTNAPVPVTVMLTAEVTRMGDSSFSHTLTGSISAVLKPCTPTNPWAVGCDWSAAFTFTVPTGWPSGIYVMTVSNATQTASVPFVVKGHATGNHRALVILPSASDLAYNHWGPGSARIGRNLYNGPPPERIPYSPHVHALRPRLWDHNLPRYYQWAAWFTAMASTIGPVEYATNLDLHSDPAHLDKYRLVLTIGHDEYWSKEMRDNLEGFIANGGNVCFFSGNLCWWQVRFEPDTGLKEMISYKGAQLGPDPIIDCDTSRNTRTWDHLFHSATDTGPNRPEAVMTGVTFRTGAQIDFERKNVPALFAYNVNWPSYWLYRNTCVGSQFGLFNTANGMVSVVGYEVDATSEHTPHNFVLLAWTDNLLSFNTVTQDYDTWWINADTDRQTPARDAEGPQTCGHAHLGIYRRYGAVFTSASVDWQNGISDPNNPVAKITTNLFQRFLKPNAGAIPVQNPGFERWFDSAQAGGAPDGWILEGAGSVSRSNTTATNTSNSTLRVNASAGFTWISHYPLTCATGRYYRVGCWVKWTPPWFGNVSGPSVKLQSNNVLPGNLGGIDFVSASFDSVAAQHSADGSQWRFVSAVGKADPAEGASFIARVKLEVYGGIAEFDGVVVEDLGLIDGDWDRGLPVTNSRFATWNGTSFDAWYKEGAGAISQGTSPVGASLVVNAAAGQTWVSQPVDLVERRTFYRVGCWAKASGPGATLRLQSTNILPGNVGGVDFVTAEHSGSGQWEYIYCVARASDAEGVMFWPRVKLQVASGLVAEFSDVSIDIVGGSDDQGRLT from the coding sequence ATGAAACTCACCCGACGGTTCGTATTGAAGGCCACCGCGGTCACCACGACACTGGCCTCGGGCCTGATTCCACGCGCCAGCAAGGCCGACGCGAACCCAGACGACTACCTGGAGATGTACTCGTGGCCGCTGTCTGCGTTTCCCAACGAGACCATCGAGTTCTTTATCGGAAATGAGGGCTACGCCTACCAGCATGCCGCTGGCACCAACGCGCCCGTCCCCGTGACAGTCATGCTCACGGCCGAAGTCACCCGGATGGGCGACAGTTCCTTCTCTCATACCCTCACCGGGTCCATCAGCGCGGTGCTCAAGCCATGCACTCCCACCAACCCATGGGCCGTCGGCTGTGACTGGAGCGCGGCCTTCACCTTCACGGTTCCCACCGGATGGCCCAGCGGCATCTACGTGATGACCGTGTCGAACGCGACCCAGACCGCCTCCGTCCCGTTCGTCGTGAAGGGACATGCCACCGGCAATCACCGCGCGCTGGTCATCCTCCCGTCGGCGAGCGACCTCGCCTACAACCACTGGGGGCCTGGCAGTGCGCGGATTGGCAGGAACCTGTACAACGGTCCTCCCCCCGAGAGAATCCCCTACAGCCCGCATGTCCATGCGCTGCGGCCCCGCCTGTGGGATCACAACCTCCCGCGCTATTATCAATGGGCGGCGTGGTTCACGGCGATGGCGTCCACGATTGGCCCGGTCGAGTACGCCACGAACCTCGACCTCCATTCGGACCCCGCCCACCTGGACAAGTACAGGCTCGTCCTCACCATCGGCCACGACGAGTACTGGTCGAAGGAGATGCGAGACAACCTCGAGGGCTTCATCGCCAATGGCGGCAATGTCTGCTTCTTCAGCGGCAACCTGTGCTGGTGGCAGGTCCGCTTCGAGCCGGACACCGGCCTGAAGGAGATGATCAGCTACAAGGGAGCGCAGTTGGGCCCCGACCCCATCATCGACTGCGACACCTCTCGCAATACGCGCACGTGGGACCACCTGTTCCACAGCGCAACGGACACGGGCCCCAATCGCCCCGAAGCGGTGATGACGGGCGTGACGTTCCGCACCGGGGCCCAGATTGACTTCGAACGCAAGAATGTGCCGGCGCTGTTCGCGTACAACGTCAACTGGCCGTCCTACTGGCTCTATCGCAACACCTGCGTCGGCTCCCAGTTCGGGTTGTTCAACACCGCCAACGGCATGGTCAGCGTCGTCGGGTACGAGGTCGACGCGACGAGCGAGCACACGCCGCACAACTTCGTCCTCCTCGCCTGGACGGACAACCTGCTGAGCTTCAATACGGTCACGCAAGACTACGACACCTGGTGGATCAACGCCGACACGGACCGCCAGACCCCGGCGCGGGACGCAGAGGGGCCGCAAACTTGCGGTCACGCGCACCTCGGCATATATCGCCGTTACGGCGCGGTCTTCACCTCCGCGTCGGTGGACTGGCAGAACGGGATCAGCGACCCGAACAACCCCGTCGCGAAGATCACGACCAACCTCTTCCAGCGCTTCCTCAAGCCCAACGCGGGAGCGATCCCCGTGCAGAACCCGGGCTTCGAGCGCTGGTTCGACAGCGCCCAGGCCGGGGGCGCTCCGGACGGCTGGATTCTCGAGGGCGCCGGCAGCGTCTCGCGCAGCAACACCACCGCCACCAACACGTCCAACAGCACGCTCCGGGTGAACGCGTCCGCGGGCTTCACGTGGATCAGCCACTACCCGCTCACCTGCGCCACGGGTCGCTACTACCGCGTGGGTTGCTGGGTGAAGTGGACGCCGCCGTGGTTCGGCAATGTCAGCGGCCCCTCCGTCAAGCTCCAGAGCAACAACGTGCTGCCAGGCAACCTGGGCGGCATCGACTTCGTCAGCGCGAGCTTCGACTCGGTGGCCGCCCAGCACTCCGCCGACGGAAGCCAGTGGCGCTTCGTCAGCGCGGTGGGCAAGGCAGACCCGGCGGAGGGCGCTTCGTTCATCGCGCGCGTGAAGCTGGAGGTGTACGGCGGCATCGCCGAGTTCGACGGCGTGGTCGTCGAGGACCTGGGGCTCATCGACGGCGACTGGGACCGCGGCCTGCCCGTCACGAATTCGCGGTTCGCGACCTGGAACGGAACGTCCTTCGACGCGTGGTACAAGGAGGGGGCCGGCGCCATCTCGCAGGGCACGTCGCCTGTCGGAGCGTCGCTCGTGGTGAACGCCGCCGCGGGCCAGACGTGGGTGAGCCAGCCGGTCGACCTGGTGGAGCGCCGGACGTTCTACCGGGTGGGCTGCTGGGCGAAGGCCTCCGGCCCGGGCGCGACGCTCCGACTCCAGAGCACGAACATCCTGCCCGGCAACGTGGGCGGCGTGGACTTCGTGACGGCCGAGCACTCCGGCAGCGGGCAGTGGGAGTACATCTACTGCGTGGCCCGGGCGAGCGACGCGGAGGGCGTCATGTTCTGGCCCCGCGTGAAGCTCCAGGTCGCCTCGGGGCTCGTCGCGGAGTTCTCGGACGTGAGCATCGACATCGTCGGCGGTTCGGATGACCAGGGACGCCTGACGTAG
- a CDS encoding BamA/TamA family outer membrane protein, giving the protein MPRVSLPLLALLLVPLASTPPEPVDVSAPQVNYEELLVQWGLAQYERELDPSPEGKPLEAVLVAQEYVVAESDPYPGFLNSLHVRSREEVVRREVLLTPGQPYSAALAEETSRNLRDLDIFAVVRAVAVRGETPGSVALLVVTKDVWSLRLNNDFSAVGSLLQYLRLSATEDNFLGRGKKVALDFSLTLDTYSVGQSYIDKQLLGSRWTLNESAAVILGRESGRAEGTRGNIALSRPLYSLATQWSVASQVTWNMETSRTFRGADVWQLPYPDGEPVPYVYNAREVTGSVLYLRSWGDVLKWEAGGGAGAYHKAYSPPVESRLDAGQSAWFQSQFLPRSEDALYATGVLRLYRSQFEVLRDVDTYSLSEDFQVGPSLTATVRYAPPVLASGTHFAETGVAARYRARLGDALMTASVAGTVRRQFGEGAGWTNRRWATELHGVSPKLLGGRFVVRGLLDVNVDDVNERVVLLGGGNGLRGAPVDAYAGRRLLLFNAEYRTPPLIIRTLHVGGVLFYDSGSAFERRPKMVSSVGVGLRLLLPQFNIIPFRLDFGCVLDGERPPVGSRFLAAGGQITDNRPSFLDTPLR; this is encoded by the coding sequence ATGCCGCGCGTGTCACTCCCGCTGCTGGCCCTGCTGCTCGTCCCTCTTGCATCGACTCCGCCGGAGCCCGTTGACGTCTCCGCCCCCCAGGTGAACTACGAGGAGCTCCTCGTGCAGTGGGGCCTGGCCCAGTACGAGCGCGAGCTGGACCCCTCGCCGGAGGGCAAGCCGCTGGAGGCCGTGCTCGTGGCGCAGGAGTACGTAGTGGCCGAGAGCGACCCATACCCCGGCTTCCTCAACAGCCTTCACGTGCGCTCACGTGAGGAAGTGGTCCGTCGCGAGGTGCTGCTCACTCCGGGACAGCCCTATTCGGCTGCGCTCGCGGAGGAGACGTCGCGCAACCTGCGAGACCTGGACATCTTCGCCGTGGTGCGCGCGGTGGCGGTGCGCGGCGAGACACCCGGCTCGGTGGCGCTGCTCGTGGTGACGAAGGACGTGTGGTCGCTGCGGCTCAACAACGACTTCTCCGCCGTGGGCTCGCTGTTGCAGTACCTGCGCCTGTCGGCCACCGAGGACAACTTCCTCGGCCGCGGGAAGAAGGTAGCGCTCGATTTCTCGCTGACGCTGGACACGTACTCGGTGGGGCAGAGCTACATCGACAAGCAGCTGCTCGGCAGCCGCTGGACGCTCAACGAGTCCGCGGCCGTCATCCTCGGACGGGAGAGCGGCAGGGCGGAGGGGACGCGCGGAAACATCGCGCTGAGCCGGCCCCTGTACTCGCTGGCCACACAATGGAGTGTTGCGTCTCAGGTGACGTGGAACATGGAGACGTCCCGCACCTTCCGGGGCGCGGACGTGTGGCAGCTCCCATACCCGGATGGCGAGCCCGTGCCCTATGTCTACAACGCGCGCGAGGTGACGGGCAGCGTGCTGTACCTGCGCTCCTGGGGTGACGTCCTCAAGTGGGAGGCGGGTGGCGGAGCCGGCGCGTACCACAAAGCGTACTCGCCGCCGGTGGAGTCACGCCTGGATGCGGGGCAGAGCGCGTGGTTCCAGTCCCAATTCCTGCCACGCTCCGAGGATGCGCTCTACGCGACCGGAGTGCTGCGCCTCTACCGCTCGCAGTTCGAGGTGCTGCGCGATGTGGACACCTACTCGCTGTCCGAGGACTTCCAGGTGGGGCCCTCACTGACGGCCACGGTGCGCTATGCGCCGCCGGTGCTCGCCAGTGGCACCCACTTCGCGGAGACGGGCGTGGCGGCGCGCTACCGCGCTCGACTGGGGGATGCGCTGATGACGGCGTCCGTCGCGGGCACGGTGCGGCGCCAGTTCGGAGAGGGGGCAGGGTGGACGAACCGACGCTGGGCCACGGAGCTGCACGGCGTCTCTCCGAAGCTGCTGGGCGGGCGCTTCGTCGTGCGCGGGCTGCTGGATGTGAATGTCGATGACGTGAACGAGCGGGTGGTGCTGCTGGGCGGTGGCAACGGGTTGCGCGGGGCGCCCGTGGACGCGTATGCGGGACGCAGGCTGTTGCTGTTCAACGCCGAGTACCGCACGCCGCCGCTCATCATCCGCACGCTGCACGTGGGTGGGGTGCTGTTCTACGACTCCGGCAGCGCGTTCGAGCGGCGCCCGAAGATGGTGAGCTCGGTGGGCGTGGGGCTGCGGCTGTTGCTGCCGCAATTCAATATCATCCCGTTCCGGCTCGACTTCGGCTGCGTGCTCGACGGCGAGCGGCCTCCCGTGGGTAGTCGATTCCTCGCGGCTGGGGGGCAGATTACGGACAACCGGCCCTCGTTCCTGGACACGCCGCTCCGGTAG